Proteins encoded within one genomic window of Streptomyces sp. NBC_00523:
- a CDS encoding TetR/AcrR family transcriptional regulator, with translation MTEAKENPTTRRRAPAMSPEQRRAMIIQTAIPLIAEYGSAVTTAKIARAAGIGEGTIFRVFADKDELMQACVAEALSPEHAIRELDAIDLTQPLSDRLVEAAEALQAHMARMGAILGSLGHGGGKHPGPVRGAGRNESSARIRAAVAELLEPDRDALRRPPEQVAALFFGLLFTQPRTEDEPDLTSRELVDVFLHGAVAG, from the coding sequence ATGACCGAAGCCAAGGAGAACCCGACCACCCGCCGCCGCGCCCCCGCCATGTCGCCGGAGCAGCGGCGCGCGATGATCATTCAGACGGCGATCCCGCTGATCGCCGAGTACGGTTCCGCCGTCACAACCGCGAAGATCGCCCGGGCCGCGGGCATCGGGGAGGGCACGATCTTCCGGGTCTTCGCGGACAAGGACGAACTGATGCAGGCGTGTGTGGCCGAGGCGCTGTCCCCCGAGCACGCCATCCGTGAGCTCGACGCGATCGATCTGACCCAGCCGCTGTCCGACCGGCTCGTGGAGGCGGCCGAGGCGCTTCAGGCGCACATGGCCAGGATGGGCGCGATCCTCGGGTCGCTGGGGCATGGTGGCGGCAAGCACCCCGGACCGGTGCGCGGCGCGGGGCGCAATGAGTCGTCGGCGCGGATCCGGGCGGCCGTGGCGGAGTTGCTGGAGCCCGACCGGGACGCCCTGCGCAGGCCCCCGGAGCAGGTCGCGGCGCTCTTCTTCGGGCTGCTGTTCACTCAGCCGCGTACGGAGGACGAGCCGGACCTCACCTCGCGGGAGCTGGTCGACGTCTTCCTGCACGGGGCGGTCGCGGGGTAG
- a CDS encoding nitroreductase, which translates to MDVYEAVDSRRAVRAFSDEPVPKEVLVRVLNAATRAPSSGNLQPWHLYVVTGEPLAELKRRATGRALAGDPGDEREYPMYPDALSSPYRDRFSAAAAQRYEALGIERDDPDRPRRIAALNAEAFGAPVVLFCYLDRTMGPGQWADAGVYVQTIMLLLRAEGLHSCPQVMWTNYRETVKRTVGPPDELVLFCGISVGFEKEGVPRLRTGRADMAETVSFIGG; encoded by the coding sequence GTGGACGTGTACGAGGCCGTGGACAGCCGCAGGGCCGTGCGGGCGTTCAGCGACGAGCCGGTGCCCAAAGAGGTGCTCGTACGCGTGCTGAACGCCGCGACACGGGCTCCGTCCAGCGGGAACCTCCAGCCGTGGCATCTGTACGTCGTGACCGGCGAGCCCCTGGCCGAACTGAAACGGCGCGCGACCGGCAGGGCCCTGGCGGGGGACCCGGGTGACGAGCGGGAGTATCCGATGTACCCCGACGCACTGTCCTCGCCGTATCGGGACCGCTTCTCCGCTGCGGCGGCCCAGCGTTACGAGGCACTGGGGATCGAGCGGGACGACCCCGACCGACCCCGGCGGATCGCCGCCCTGAACGCGGAGGCCTTCGGGGCACCGGTCGTCCTGTTCTGCTACCTCGACCGGACGATGGGGCCCGGACAGTGGGCCGACGCGGGGGTGTACGTGCAGACGATCATGCTGCTGCTCAGGGCGGAGGGGCTGCACAGCTGCCCCCAAGTGATGTGGACCAACTACCGGGAGACCGTCAAGCGCACCGTCGGACCCCCTGACGAGCTCGTGCTTTTCTGCGGCATCTCGGTGGGGTTCGAGAAAGAAGGCGTGCCACGGCTGCGGACCGGGCGGGCGGACATGGCGGAAACGGTGAGCTTCATCGGCGGGTGA